In the Cydia splendana chromosome 2, ilCydSple1.2, whole genome shotgun sequence genome, one interval contains:
- the LOC134801103 gene encoding uncharacterized protein LOC134801103 — protein sequence MGDLPASRSNPSRPFEHTGVDFTGHVFLKANKGRGIKTTKGYVCVFVCMATKAVHLELVSDMTASAFLAALRRMAARRGTPLHIYSDNGRNFLKASKTLQEEYLEIQNIVNPECLGAISDMGISWHFNAPAWPTAGGLWESCVKAFKYHLKRVIGDQKLTYEEFSSL from the coding sequence ATGGGCGACTTACCTGCATCAAGAAGCAATCCATCTCGTCCTTTTGAACACACTGGCGTAGACTTCACAGGCCACGTATTCCTCAAGGCCAACAAGGGCCGTGGTATCAAGACTACTAAAGGATACGTTTGCGTGTTTGTCTGCATGGCCACCAAAGCCGTGCATCTCGAACTGGTATCGGACATGACAGCATCAGCTTTCTTAGCGGCGTTGCGCAGAATGGCGGCTCGAAGAGGTACTCCCTTACATATTTACAGCGATAATGGAAGAAACTTCCTTAAAGCAAGCAAGACACTCCAGGAAGAATACCTCGAAATCCAGAACATCGTGAATCCAGAGTGTCTAGGTGCGATATCCGACATGGGAATCTCCTGGCACTTCAATGCACCGGCATGGCCAACAGCCGGAGGCTTGTGGGAAAGCTGCGTCAAAGCATTCAAATACCATCTAAAACGGGTCATCGGAGATCAAAAACTTACTTATGAAGAATTCAGCAGTTTATAA